The Pseudomonas cucumis sequence GCCGCCAGTCTCTGCAACGATGCCGTGCTGCGCCTGCATGAAGACTTATGGAAGGTCGAGGGGGACCCGATGGAGGGTGCCTTGCTGGCGTTTTCCGCAAAAACCGGAATCGATAGCGATGAAGAGCGTCGCACCTGGACCCGCACCGATGCCATCCCATTTGACGCGAAACATCGCTTTATGGCGACGTTGCATCACAACCATGATCGGCATGCCACCATTTACGTGAAAGGCGCTCCGGAGCAGATTCTGGCTATGTGCACGCAGCAGCGGGTCAACGATGGCGGGACTGACCTGCTCGATGCTGACTATTGGCACGAACAGGCGAATACCATCGCTAGCAAAGGGCAGAGGGTATTGGCATTTGCAATGAGATCGGTACGGCCCGAACACACCGTGCTGGAATTTGGTGACGTACATAAAACATTGACCTTGCTAGGCATGGTCGGAATGATTGACCCGCCTCGACCAGAGACGATACAGGCTGTCAGGCAATGCCAGGCGGCGGGCATTGTCGTGAAAATGATCACCGGGGATCACGCCGGCACCGCCTCCGCCATTGGCGGTCAGATTGGTTTGGAAAATCCCGAGAAAGTACTGACCGGCATCGATCTGGACACCCTGAATGATGTCGTCCTCAAGGAGGCGTTAAAGGATGTCAATATCTTCGCTCGCACCAGCCCGGAACATAAACTCAGGCTGGTGATGTTGCTGCAATCGAACGACATGACAGTCGCCATGACCGGCGATGGCGTCAATGACGCTCCAGCGTTAAAACGTGCCGATGCCGGAATCGCCATGGGAGGGAAAGGCAGCGAAGCTGCCAAGGAAGCTGCCGATCTGGTTCTGGCAGATGACAACTTCGCGTCCATCGTTGCTGCGGTGCGCGAAGGCCGGACAGTCTACGACAATATCAAGAAAGTGCTGAGTTGGACGCTGCCCACCAATGCTGGCGAGACCATGACCATCATCGTCGCGCTGCTTTTGGGTATTACGCTGCCGGTGACGCCGATCCAGATTCTGTGGATCAATCTGATTACCGCAGTGACGCTAGGCATCGCACTGGCGTTCGAACCTACCGAAGAAAACACCATGCGCAGGCCACCCCGTTCACGGCAAGAGCCCCTTATAAGCGGTGCTTTAGTCTGGCATATGGTGCTTGTTTCTGTTCTGTTTCTCTGCGGCGTGTACGGTATTTTTTCGTATGCGCTCGACCGTGGCTACTCAGTGGAGTTGGCCCGAACCATTGCGGTCAACACGTTGGTTGTGATGGAAATATTCCATCTATTCTTCATTCGCAATCTCTACGGCACATCGCTTACCTGGAAGGGCGTTCGAGGAACCAAGGTCATGTGGATGACCGTCTCAGTAATTACCTTCGCTCAGTTTGCCATCACGTATGCACCTCCTCTGCAAAAGATCTTTGCAACTGAGGCGATCCCTTTTTTTGATGGACTACTGATCATCGGCGTGGGCGTTGCGTTTTTTGCCATTATTGAGATCGAAAAACAGATTCGAATCCGTTTGTCCGAGTAGTACTCGGTTGCAAACTGGCTCCATACTATTGGAGCGGAATCTGAAATTTCCCCCCAAGCTCCAAGGCGGTTCGCGTGGGGAAAGCTGGAGGACAAGCCTCTTCAGGCCTCTGAAAAAAGGATCTGGCAATGCATAAAATTCTTGTTGCTATCGACGGTTCCGAGCATTCAGAGCGCGCAGTGCTTTACCTTATCGGACTGATCCAGGATGGTGGATTGCTGGGGGGAAGTGTTGAGGTACATCTGGTGAATGTGCAGCCACTGTTACCGACACGAGTCGCACAAGACATGGCAGGGGATGAACTGGATCGCTACTACGATGAAAAAAGTGCTGAAGATTCACAAAAGGCAATCGCTCTTCTGAAACAAGAAGGCATTGCATTCACATTCCACACGCTGCGGGGTGACGCGGCCAGCAAAATCGTAGTTGCCTCACAATCTTTAGGATGTGACAGCATCATTTTAGGTTCACATGGTAACGGTTTCCTGGCAGGAATCTTTCTGGGGTCCGTTGCGGCTAAAGTGGTTCAGCTCTCGAGCATTCCTATCACGCTAGTAAAATAAGGGTTCGTGAGTTGCTTGATCACTCGGCGCCTTAGCCAGGTTTTCAAAAGCCGGCTTAGGGAAAAGTTATTGATCGGGCCTAACCCGCAGGACCATAAATCCTTTTGCTCATCGGAAATCTGGTTGACAACTTTTGAATTGAATGCGGAATCGACAAAGTCTTTACAGCGACCAGTCATCATCTAGCCTAGAAGTAAGCTTCCAGGTCCTCTGTGTTATGGGCGAAGTCGCATCGGGCACCCGAAAGGGTGGCCGGCCCTCGTGGTCGGTACGCCAACCTTCGCGGCTTTGCCCCCCCATTTGCCTGGTGAGCAGCGCTCTGTATTTTCGATAGAGTTCCATGAGCGAACGATCCTCTGTAATACCTCAATATCTGTGAAAGCAACGTCCAGCCGCGGCTGATGCCACAGTCTGCGCCAGCCAGCCAGGCGAACTGTAGCCGCGACGTTTATCAGTTAACGCCGACGAGTCAGCAGCATGATCGCTCTGATCGATCTAATGTTCAGAATCGCCCCTATCTGCATAGGCAACGGACTAACCGTTGCTCCTGCATCGCCCATGACTGACTCAACTACGCTTTAAGTGAGGGTTGCAGGCT is a genomic window containing:
- a CDS encoding cation-transporting P-type ATPase, which gives rise to MKQVVDAAAEQTSIPTQSMAWHTLPAEQVTNLLKVNEHLGLETAEVQARLVHTGFNRLPEAARRPAWLRFLLQFHNILIYVLLGSAAITAMLQHLWDTVVILAVVVANAIIGYVQEGKAEKAMDAIRQMLAPHAAVLRAGERLSVVGEELVPGDIVLLEAGDKVPADLRLLHANRLQIQEAILTGESVPVEKHTEPVPLAAALGDRTCMAFSGTLVSCGQAKGIVVATAAAAEIGRISSLLSGVETLTTPLVQQMNVFARWLTILILLIGGLLLVFGHYVGHYAFTEIFMVVVGMSVAAIPEGLPAVLTITLAVGVRAMAHRNAIVRRLPAIETLGSVSVICTDKTGTLTRNEMMVASVVTSDLIFTVDGAGYQPAGNMNLADQLIDTANHPTLAELGLAASLCNDAVLRLHEDLWKVEGDPMEGALLAFSAKTGIDSDEERRTWTRTDAIPFDAKHRFMATLHHNHDRHATIYVKGAPEQILAMCTQQRVNDGGTDLLDADYWHEQANTIASKGQRVLAFAMRSVRPEHTVLEFGDVHKTLTLLGMVGMIDPPRPETIQAVRQCQAAGIVVKMITGDHAGTASAIGGQIGLENPEKVLTGIDLDTLNDVVLKEALKDVNIFARTSPEHKLRLVMLLQSNDMTVAMTGDGVNDAPALKRADAGIAMGGKGSEAAKEAADLVLADDNFASIVAAVREGRTVYDNIKKVLSWTLPTNAGETMTIIVALLLGITLPVTPIQILWINLITAVTLGIALAFEPTEENTMRRPPRSRQEPLISGALVWHMVLVSVLFLCGVYGIFSYALDRGYSVELARTIAVNTLVVMEIFHLFFIRNLYGTSLTWKGVRGTKVMWMTVSVITFAQFAITYAPPLQKIFATEAIPFFDGLLIIGVGVAFFAIIEIEKQIRIRLSE
- a CDS encoding universal stress protein produces the protein MHKILVAIDGSEHSERAVLYLIGLIQDGGLLGGSVEVHLVNVQPLLPTRVAQDMAGDELDRYYDEKSAEDSQKAIALLKQEGIAFTFHTLRGDAASKIVVASQSLGCDSIILGSHGNGFLAGIFLGSVAAKVVQLSSIPITLVK